In Topomyia yanbarensis strain Yona2022 chromosome 2, ASM3024719v1, whole genome shotgun sequence, one DNA window encodes the following:
- the LOC131682171 gene encoding probable splicing factor, arginine/serine-rich 6 isoform X1: MSRKMSRYPHDAKVYVGELGNNASKQEIEDAFAYYGPLRNVWVARNPPGFAFVEFEDARDAEDSVRGLDGRTICGRRARVELSTGKGGRGFRGGGSGGGGPPRGKGGRGNFHPDDRCYECGGRGHYARDCTKRGRSKGRKRSRSRSPRSRSRELRTRSKSYSRSRSRDRVRERDRDRRTRSKTPRKTTRDRSITRDHTKSPRRSKTHSRSRSRTPRSATRSRSRSHRRNGGD, encoded by the exons ATG TCAAGGAAAATGTCTCGCTATCCTCATGACGCTAAAGTTTATGTTGGAGAGCTAGGCAATAATGCCAGCAAGCAGGAGATAGAGGATGCCTTTGCTTATTACGGTCCGCTTAGAAATGTGTGGGTTGCTCGCAATCCACCCGGGTTTGCATTTGTAGAATTTGAAGACGCCCGGGACGCGGAGGATTCGGTGCGTGGTCTTGATGGAAGAACAATCTGCGGCCGCCGTGCTCGGGTCGAACTGTCTACCGGCAAGGGCGGTCGTGGATTTCGCGGTGGTGGTAGTGGTGGTGGCGGACCACCGCGTGGTAAAGGAGGTCGTGGTAACTTCCACCCGGACGACAGATGCTACGAGTGCGGAGGGCGAGGTCATTATGCCAGGGATTGTACTAAGCGTGGCCGCAGCAAGGGACGCAAAAG ATCTCGGAGCCGCAGCCCACGTTCGCGCTCTCGTGAGCTCCGAACTCGTTCCAAGAGCTACAGCCGTAGCCGAAGCCGCGATCGTGTCCGTGAACGTGACCGCGACCGCCGTACCCGATCCAAGACACCGAGGAAGACAACTCGCGATCGTTCGATTACTCGTGATCATACTAAATCGCCACGGCGTTCCAAGACCCACTCCAGGAGCCGCTCACGAACACCCCGTTCGGCAACCAGATCACGCTCCAGATCGCATCGTCGCAATGGCGGCGACTAA
- the LOC131682171 gene encoding probable splicing factor, arginine/serine-rich 6 isoform X2 has protein sequence MSRYPHDAKVYVGELGNNASKQEIEDAFAYYGPLRNVWVARNPPGFAFVEFEDARDAEDSVRGLDGRTICGRRARVELSTGKGGRGFRGGGSGGGGPPRGKGGRGNFHPDDRCYECGGRGHYARDCTKRGRSKGRKRSRSRSPRSRSRELRTRSKSYSRSRSRDRVRERDRDRRTRSKTPRKTTRDRSITRDHTKSPRRSKTHSRSRSRTPRSATRSRSRSHRRNGGD, from the exons ATGTCTCGCTATCCTCATGACGCTAAAGTTTATGTTGGAGAGCTAGGCAATAATGCCAGCAAGCAGGAGATAGAGGATGCCTTTGCTTATTACGGTCCGCTTAGAAATGTGTGGGTTGCTCGCAATCCACCCGGGTTTGCATTTGTAGAATTTGAAGACGCCCGGGACGCGGAGGATTCGGTGCGTGGTCTTGATGGAAGAACAATCTGCGGCCGCCGTGCTCGGGTCGAACTGTCTACCGGCAAGGGCGGTCGTGGATTTCGCGGTGGTGGTAGTGGTGGTGGCGGACCACCGCGTGGTAAAGGAGGTCGTGGTAACTTCCACCCGGACGACAGATGCTACGAGTGCGGAGGGCGAGGTCATTATGCCAGGGATTGTACTAAGCGTGGCCGCAGCAAGGGACGCAAAAG ATCTCGGAGCCGCAGCCCACGTTCGCGCTCTCGTGAGCTCCGAACTCGTTCCAAGAGCTACAGCCGTAGCCGAAGCCGCGATCGTGTCCGTGAACGTGACCGCGACCGCCGTACCCGATCCAAGACACCGAGGAAGACAACTCGCGATCGTTCGATTACTCGTGATCATACTAAATCGCCACGGCGTTCCAAGACCCACTCCAGGAGCCGCTCACGAACACCCCGTTCGGCAACCAGATCACGCTCCAGATCGCATCGTCGCAATGGCGGCGACTAA